Proteins co-encoded in one Stomoxys calcitrans chromosome 5, idStoCalc2.1, whole genome shotgun sequence genomic window:
- the LOC131997976 gene encoding uncharacterized protein LOC131997976: protein MRLDHFPILTKINIEPTSRTGEKMSLLPKLIWKDEEKDNYQRKINESIRNIAGVNHINLNDINQIIVKSASKLIDHKKPFEPKNKWYNKNCNNARMKSFKLLKVYRTTRNLEDKRRYIVAQKEYKTVCSTNKSVYYNTIANKLNNIKNSKEWWKMAKEIRNQCNLVGSNITPDAFKSYYENLLNKSQETTLIHYAPPYKNDMDLDRHFTMSELRKMLVKVKRNKAPGEDRIPYEFFINGTEEFNSLLLRIYNTIYSSGEIDPVFTKTIIYPIHKKGDLNEPSNYRGISFMNCVAKLFMGLINERLYNWVENYQILTEYQAGFRKNYSTVDNKGSGAPTKTPFDLWTRLISSNSTTNIETTATTLLQTGASPQSTSFEDFNGTAAFNSSTFSMLSTNHSSILLQPSIITYPSIIYLSPTSD, encoded by the exons ATGCGTCTAGATCATTTCCCTATCctgacgaaaataaatattgaacccACTTCACGAACGGGGGAAAAGATGTCTCTATTGCCAAAATTGATATGGAAAGATGAAGAAAAGGATAATTATCAAAGAAAGATAAATGAAAGTATACGTAATATCGCTGGTGTAAATCACATCAACCTCAACGATATTAACCAAATAATAGTGAAATCCGCTTCAAAATTGATTGATCACAAAAAGCCTTTTGAGCCGAAAAATAAATGGTACAACAAAAACTGTAATAATGCAAGAATGAAAAGTTTTAAGCTCTTAAAGGTGTACAGGACAACAAGGAATTTGGAAGACAAGAGACGATATATAGTCGCACAAAAAGAGTACAAAACTGTATGCAGTACCAATAAATCCGTGTATTACAATACAATAGCcaacaaattaaataacatCAAAAACTCCAAAGAATGGTGGAAAATGGCGAAAGAAATTCGTAACCAATGTAACCTCGTGGGCTCAAATATTACCCCAGATGCCTTTAAATCCTACTATGAAAACTTATTAAATAAATCTCAAGAGACCACTCTTATTCACTATGCTCCCCCTTATAAAAATGATATGGATCTCGATAGGCACTTTACGATGTCGGAACTGCGGAAAATGCTAGTGAAAGTTAAAAGAAATAAGGCACCCGGCGAGGATAGGATACCATATGAGTTCTTCATAAACGGCACCGAAGAGTTTAATAGTCTGCTGTTAAGAATATACAATACCATTTATTCGAGTGGGGAAATTGATCCTGTATTCACAAAAACTATTATTTACCCAATTCATAAGAAAGGTGATCTAAACGAGCCGTCAAACTACAGGGGCATTTCATTTATGAATTGTGTGGCGAAGTTATTTATGGGTCTTATAAATGAAAGACTATATAATTGGGTTGAAAACTATCAAATTCTTACAGAATACCAAGCTGGATTCCGGAAAAATTATTCAACGGttgataataaagg GAGCGGAGCACCAACTAAAACTCCTTTCGATCTATGGACGCGGTTGATATCATCCAACTCCACAACGAACATcgaaaccacagccaccacgttgctccaaactggggcctcaccacaATCGACCAGCTTCGAAGACTTTAACGGTACAGCAGCCTTCAACTCATCGACATTTTCGATGCTGTCTACTAACCACTCATCCATCCTCCTTCAACCGTCCATCATCACCTACCCATCCATCATCTACCTATCACCTACCTCCGACTGA